In Ptychodera flava strain L36383 chromosome 17, AS_Pfla_20210202, whole genome shotgun sequence, one genomic interval encodes:
- the LOC139115522 gene encoding uncharacterized protein isoform X1, producing the protein MAAVPNACYAATNTYANFHKQKIIIETSDESTPPSSPNRTRYPSGGPGSPAKWINSALHYFHFPGRPRSESNPENPSTVSQNGAKSAARQLMAEQAAQIEHKSAPSSPLMRHMRKENSSFENFDKKI; encoded by the exons ATGGCTGCTGTTCCCAACGCCTGTTACGCTGCCACCAATACTTACGCTAACTTCCACAAGCAGAAGATTATCATTGAGACAAGTGACGAATCAACACCTCCATCAAGCCCTAACAGGACAAGATATCCTtcag GAGGCCCTGGAAGTCCAGCTAAGTGGATCAACTCTGCCTTACATTACTTCCACTTCCCAGGACGTCCAAGAAGTGAGTCAAATCCTGAGAATCCATCAACAGTCTCCCAAAATGGAGCCAAAAGTGCCGCACGTCAATTAATGGCAGAACAAGCTGCACAAATTGAACACAAAAGTGCTCCTTCAAGCCCTCTTATGAGACACATGAGGAAAGAAAACTCttcttttgaaaactttgacaagaaaatatga
- the LOC139115522 gene encoding uncharacterized protein isoform X2: MAAVPNACYAATNTYANFHKQKIIIETSDESTPPSSPNRTRYPSGGPGSPAKWINSALHYFHFPGRPRSSGTSTGLTFECSPVDYGYYLWS, translated from the exons ATGGCTGCTGTTCCCAACGCCTGTTACGCTGCCACCAATACTTACGCTAACTTCCACAAGCAGAAGATTATCATTGAGACAAGTGACGAATCAACACCTCCATCAAGCCCTAACAGGACAAGATATCCTtcag GAGGCCCTGGAAGTCCAGCTAAGTGGATCAACTCTGCCTTACATTACTTCCACTTCCCAGGACGTCCAAGAA GCAGCGGCACCTCCACAGGGCTCACTTTTGAATGCTCACCAGTGGATTATGGGTACTATTTGTGGTCATGA